In Pedobacter heparinus DSM 2366, the following are encoded in one genomic region:
- a CDS encoding nucleoside permease: protein MNVKFRLTLMNFMQFFIWGSWLITIGVYWFQNKKWSGSEFGAIFSTMGISAIFMPALTGIISDRFINAEKLYGLMHICGAVVLFCLPMVDNPHTFFWVILLNMIFYMPTLSLSITVAYSALKSNGKDVVKDYPPIRIWGTIGFIAALWVVSISGSEATSNQFYIASAVSLLLGLYAFTLPKCPPLANKVDSKSFVDALGLRAFALFKQKKFAVFFLFSMFLGAALQLTNAYGDTFLHDFKNVPEFQDLLAVKYPAIIMSISQISETLFILAIPFFLRKFGIKYVMLFSMLAWVLRFGLFAYGDPAGGLWMIILSCIIYGMAFDFFNISGSLFVETQIDAKIRGSAQGLFMMMVNGFGALFGSFTSGFIIDKFFTHTDQSKDWHSIWITFASYTLLLAIVFPFVFKYKHNKAEEKAIEAMRH from the coding sequence ATGAATGTTAAGTTTCGCTTAACCCTGATGAATTTTATGCAGTTCTTTATCTGGGGTTCATGGCTGATTACTATTGGCGTATACTGGTTTCAAAATAAGAAATGGTCGGGCTCAGAGTTTGGTGCTATTTTTTCTACCATGGGCATCTCCGCTATTTTTATGCCTGCACTAACCGGCATTATATCAGACCGCTTTATCAATGCCGAGAAACTATACGGACTGATGCACATTTGTGGTGCAGTTGTATTGTTCTGTTTACCAATGGTAGATAACCCCCATACCTTTTTCTGGGTAATACTGTTAAACATGATCTTTTACATGCCTACCCTATCCCTTTCTATTACAGTAGCTTATTCTGCTTTAAAAAGCAACGGTAAAGATGTAGTAAAGGATTACCCACCCATCAGGATCTGGGGAACGATAGGTTTTATAGCTGCCTTATGGGTAGTCAGCATTTCCGGCAGCGAAGCCACATCCAACCAGTTTTACATTGCTTCGGCAGTTTCCCTGCTGCTGGGACTTTATGCCTTTACCTTACCTAAATGTCCACCATTGGCCAATAAGGTAGATTCAAAATCATTTGTTGATGCCCTGGGTTTAAGGGCCTTTGCCTTGTTTAAGCAAAAGAAATTTGCTGTATTTTTTCTTTTCTCCATGTTCCTGGGTGCCGCCCTGCAGCTCACCAATGCGTATGGCGATACCTTTTTACACGATTTTAAGAATGTACCCGAGTTTCAGGACCTGCTGGCTGTAAAGTATCCGGCCATCATTATGTCCATTTCTCAGATTTCGGAAACCCTGTTTATCCTGGCCATCCCCTTTTTCTTAAGAAAGTTTGGAATAAAATACGTAATGCTGTTCAGCATGCTGGCCTGGGTATTGCGGTTTGGTCTGTTTGCTTACGGCGATCCTGCCGGTGGCCTATGGATGATCATTTTGTCCTGTATCATTTACGGGATGGCCTTTGATTTTTTCAATATCTCCGGATCGTTATTTGTAGAAACACAGATCGATGCAAAAATACGTGGCAGTGCTCAGGGCCTGTTCATGATGATGGTAAACGGCTTTGGCGCACTTTTCGGCAGCTTTACCAGTGGCTTTATCATTGATAAGTTTTTTACACATACCGATCAGAGTAAGGACTGGCACAGCATCTGGATCACATTTGCATCCTATACCCTATTGCTTGCCATTGTATTTCCATTTGTATTCAAATACAAACACAATAAGGCAGAAGAAAAGGCCATAGAAGCAATGCGCCATTAA
- a CDS encoding bifunctional nuclease family protein, which translates to MKKVKLDIVGLSYSQTQSGAYALVLGEVNGRRRLPIIIGAFEAQAIAIEIEKMTPSRPLTHDLFKTFAQIYNIDIQEILIYNLVEGVFYAKLICTDGKTTHEIDARTSDAIALAVRFSAAIYTYEFILSSAGIVIEGNDFLFLENIDNISKEQGTEDLSSIPSSSYKSLTLEELNQKLQEAIAEEAYEKAARIRDEINKRGSK; encoded by the coding sequence ATGAAAAAAGTAAAACTAGATATTGTTGGTCTATCTTATAGCCAAACCCAGTCGGGCGCTTATGCGCTGGTACTGGGAGAAGTAAATGGCAGAAGGCGTTTGCCGATCATTATTGGTGCCTTTGAAGCGCAGGCGATAGCCATTGAAATAGAAAAGATGACCCCAAGCAGGCCATTAACACACGACCTGTTCAAAACCTTTGCACAGATTTATAACATCGATATCCAGGAGATCCTCATTTACAACCTGGTAGAAGGCGTATTTTATGCCAAGTTGATCTGTACTGACGGAAAAACAACCCATGAAATTGACGCCCGTACCTCAGATGCCATTGCCTTAGCTGTCCGGTTTAGTGCAGCCATTTATACCTACGAGTTCATCCTTTCCTCTGCAGGCATAGTCATAGAAGGCAATGATTTCCTTTTTCTTGAAAACATCGATAACATATCTAAAGAACAGGGCACGGAAGACCTCTCTTCTATCCCTTCATCAAGTTATAAGTCGCTTACCCTGGAAGAGCTTAACCAGAAACTGCAGGAAGCAATTGCAGAAGAAGCCTACGAAAAAGCAGCCAGGATACGTGATGAAATCAATAAAAGAGGATCAAAATAG
- a CDS encoding electron transfer flavoprotein subunit alpha/FixB family protein, producing the protein MSVLVYVEQVDGKFKKSVFEAVSYAKAIADKQSSNLTAISIGNVGDSELKELGKYGASKVLNVSNEQLKNFVNQAYAAVIAEAAKKENADVIILSNSFSGKGLAPRIAVKLNAGLVDGAVELPQLDAGKFQVKKTAFSGKAFAITELSSAVKVIALNPNAFGVKDNASDISIEAFSPELKPSDLTAIVKEVVRATNKISLPDAELVVSAGRGLKGPENWGMIEELAALLGAATACSKPVSDADWRPHAEHVGQTGIAISPNLYIAIGISGAIQHLAGVSSSKVIVVINKDPEAPFFKVADYGIVGDAFEVVPKLIEALKAHKG; encoded by the coding sequence ATGTCAGTTTTAGTATATGTAGAGCAGGTAGATGGTAAATTTAAGAAATCTGTATTCGAGGCAGTTTCTTATGCAAAAGCCATTGCAGATAAACAAAGCAGCAATTTAACTGCGATTTCTATTGGTAACGTTGGCGACAGCGAACTTAAGGAACTGGGTAAATACGGTGCGTCAAAAGTATTGAACGTTTCCAATGAGCAGTTAAAAAACTTTGTAAACCAGGCTTACGCCGCAGTGATTGCAGAGGCAGCAAAAAAAGAAAATGCTGATGTTATTATTTTATCTAATTCTTTCTCAGGCAAAGGGTTAGCGCCAAGAATTGCAGTAAAACTTAATGCAGGACTGGTAGACGGTGCTGTAGAATTGCCACAACTTGATGCCGGAAAATTCCAGGTTAAAAAAACAGCCTTCTCCGGAAAGGCATTTGCCATAACTGAACTCAGCTCTGCAGTTAAAGTAATTGCCCTGAACCCAAATGCTTTTGGTGTGAAGGACAATGCGTCCGACATTAGCATAGAAGCTTTTAGTCCGGAACTAAAGCCATCAGACCTTACTGCTATTGTAAAAGAAGTAGTAAGGGCTACCAATAAAATATCCTTACCGGATGCGGAACTGGTTGTTTCTGCAGGGAGAGGTTTAAAGGGCCCGGAAAACTGGGGAATGATAGAAGAACTTGCTGCACTGCTGGGTGCAGCTACAGCTTGTTCCAAGCCGGTGTCGGATGCCGACTGGAGGCCACATGCTGAACACGTTGGCCAGACAGGTATTGCCATCAGCCCGAACCTGTATATTGCCATTGGTATCTCTGGGGCGATCCAGCACTTGGCGGGTGTAAGTTCATCAAAAGTAATTGTGGTAATCAATAAAGACCCAGAAGCACCTTTCTTTAAGGTGGCCGACTATGGTATTGTTGGCGACGCATTTGAAGTTGTACCAAAATTAATAGAAGCATTAAAAGCACATAAAGGTTAA
- a CDS encoding electron transfer flavoprotein subunit beta/FixA family protein: MKILVCISNVPDTTTKITFTNDNTQFNTSGVQFIVNPYDEIALSRAIELCEGGKGTVTVINVGESATEPTIRKALAIGADDAVRINAAPRDAYFTAYQIAEYARSNEFDMILCGRESIDYNGSQVAAMVGEFLDIPSVSIIKKLDYDGTTATIEREIEGGKEIISISGKFIASCAEGTAEPKIPNMRGIMSARTKPLQVVEAKEIAQLSKIQQFETPPPRGTVKLVPAEDAASLIGLLHTEAKVI; this comes from the coding sequence ATGAAAATATTAGTTTGTATCAGTAACGTGCCAGACACAACGACAAAAATAACTTTTACCAACGATAATACACAATTCAATACATCCGGAGTTCAGTTCATTGTAAACCCTTATGACGAGATCGCCCTATCCAGGGCAATTGAACTTTGCGAAGGTGGTAAAGGAACTGTAACTGTAATTAATGTTGGGGAAAGCGCTACCGAACCAACCATCAGGAAAGCGCTTGCTATCGGTGCCGATGATGCCGTAAGGATCAATGCTGCACCAAGGGATGCTTATTTTACAGCTTATCAGATTGCTGAATATGCCAGGAGCAATGAATTTGACATGATCTTATGTGGCAGGGAGTCTATCGACTACAATGGCTCGCAGGTTGCGGCGATGGTAGGCGAGTTCCTTGACATCCCATCTGTTTCTATCATAAAAAAACTGGATTATGACGGAACCACAGCTACCATAGAACGTGAAATAGAGGGCGGTAAAGAAATCATTTCTATAAGTGGTAAGTTTATTGCCAGCTGTGCCGAGGGTACCGCAGAACCGAAAATACCCAATATGAGGGGTATCATGTCGGCCCGCACCAAACCTCTGCAGGTGGTTGAAGCCAAAGAAATAGCACAATTGAGTAAAATACAGCAATTTGAAACGCCTCCGCCACGCGGAACAGTTAAATTGGTACCGGCAGAAGATGCTGCCAGTTTAATCGGACTGTTACACACGGAAGCCAAAGTAATTTAA
- a CDS encoding heme biosynthesis protein HemY, translated as MQSTRIAKLLEFLQSDPNDPFVLYALATEYNTSNDTEKALEYYLRLTTDHPDYVGTYYHLGKLYEQLQQTEKAIEIYQKGMLAARNKRDMHAFSELQGAYNSAAGLDYEDD; from the coding sequence ATGCAAAGTACCCGAATAGCAAAGTTATTGGAGTTTTTACAGAGTGATCCGAATGATCCTTTCGTATTGTATGCACTGGCAACAGAATATAATACCTCAAATGATACGGAAAAAGCACTTGAATATTATTTGAGGCTAACCACTGATCATCCTGATTATGTGGGTACCTATTACCATTTAGGTAAACTTTATGAACAGCTGCAGCAAACAGAAAAAGCAATTGAAATTTACCAGAAAGGAATGCTGGCTGCAAGGAATAAACGGGATATGCATGCTTTTTCTGAACTGCAGGGTGCTTATAATTCTGCCGCAGGTTTAGATTACGAAGATGATTAA
- the chrA gene encoding chromate efflux transporter: MGKRKLLFIRNVVLFTFTAFGGAQAHLALLLKYFVKSVPFVTEEELLELNALAQVLPGPASTQTLVGVAYKVGGLKLSIITFLIWILPSAAIMTFAAISFAKLDQQAKFTEILEFIQPIALGIVAYGAYNLAKRVLVSQLTVFLAISAAIVTLVLRNAYVFPMAILLGGMVSSAIGTPAEESTIRLNLFSNINPKKLTYFFGVLLFLALLGAIINRTSPFSLPIRLFENFYRNGIVIFGGGQVLVPLMFTEFVQMKQYLSASGFLSGFALQQALPGPTFSFTSYLGALSMRNFGFGPTGQVLGGLVGVLGINLPGLILVLFIVPFWEDLKKITRIKHSLTGINAVSVGFIIAAFVLLLMPVALNGLAIAIMVATFLILNYTKISPPFIVLAGILLGYFL; the protein is encoded by the coding sequence GTGGGCAAAAGAAAATTGTTGTTTATCAGGAACGTAGTTCTTTTCACCTTTACTGCTTTTGGAGGGGCCCAGGCACACCTGGCACTCCTGCTTAAATATTTTGTTAAAAGCGTTCCTTTTGTTACAGAGGAAGAATTGCTGGAACTGAATGCACTGGCCCAGGTATTACCAGGTCCGGCTTCTACACAGACCCTTGTAGGTGTTGCTTATAAAGTTGGTGGCCTAAAGCTTTCCATCATTACTTTCCTGATCTGGATCCTTCCTTCGGCAGCCATCATGACTTTTGCGGCCATCAGTTTTGCAAAACTGGACCAGCAGGCAAAGTTTACCGAAATACTGGAATTCATACAGCCTATTGCTTTGGGCATTGTAGCTTATGGTGCTTATAACCTGGCAAAAAGAGTGCTGGTTTCACAACTCACGGTTTTTCTGGCCATATCTGCGGCAATTGTAACCCTGGTTTTAAGAAATGCCTACGTGTTTCCTATGGCCATCTTACTTGGGGGAATGGTGTCATCGGCCATAGGGACACCTGCAGAAGAAAGTACCATCAGGCTGAACCTCTTCTCTAATATCAATCCTAAAAAACTGACTTATTTTTTTGGTGTATTGCTGTTCCTGGCACTGCTGGGCGCAATCATCAACCGGACATCACCTTTTAGTCTGCCCATCAGGCTTTTCGAGAATTTTTACCGAAATGGCATTGTCATTTTTGGTGGGGGGCAGGTGCTGGTACCTTTAATGTTCACAGAGTTTGTACAGATGAAGCAGTACCTGAGCGCTTCAGGCTTTTTGTCGGGATTTGCCTTGCAGCAGGCATTGCCGGGGCCCACTTTTTCATTTACCAGTTATCTGGGCGCCCTAAGTATGCGGAATTTTGGTTTTGGGCCAACCGGACAGGTTTTAGGGGGATTGGTGGGGGTGCTCGGTATCAATTTACCCGGGCTGATCCTGGTGCTGTTTATTGTCCCTTTTTGGGAAGACCTTAAAAAGATAACCCGTATTAAACATTCCTTAACAGGCATCAATGCAGTAAGTGTGGGCTTTATTATTGCTGCATTTGTACTTTTACTGATGCCCGTGGCCCTGAATGGTCTGGCTATAGCTATTATGGTGGCTACCTTCCTGATTTTGAATTACACCAAAATCAGTCCGCCTTTTATTGTACTGGCCGGAATACTGCTGGGTTACTTTTTATAA
- the dnaB gene encoding replicative DNA helicase, protein MSNDQPQGQDKANFSARKTRLSNTMSTMGRIPPQAIDLEEAILGALMLEKDALSTVIDILKPEMFYHEAHKKIFEAIQGLFQKSKPVDILTVTAELRTLGLLEMIGGAYYITNLTNRVASAANIEFHARIVSQKYIQRELIRISSEIIQNAYEDTTDIFDLLDHAEKNLFDIAQNNLRRDTQKMDEIVKQSLATLEELRSKSDGLTGVPSGFTDLDRITGGWQASDLVIIAARPAMGKTAFVLTCARNAAVQFKRPAVVFSLEMSSVQLVNRLISGEAEIEQEKIRKGNLAEWEWQQLHSKIGGLTEAPLLIDDTPALNIFEFRAKCRRLKAQYDIQLIIIDYLQLMHGKGEGQSGGGNREQEIGSISRALKSVAKELNVPVLALSQLSRAVESRPGVNGKRPMLSDLRESGSIEQDADMVLFLYRPEYYGITEDEQGRSQAGVGEVIIAKHRNGETGIVPLRFIGKYVKFADLEESFAAPTSFSMDSPSAGMAPSQDFDRPAGNVIIKPSRMDDMHDDAPF, encoded by the coding sequence ATGAGTAACGATCAACCCCAAGGACAAGATAAGGCAAATTTCAGTGCAAGGAAAACCAGGTTAAGCAATACCATGAGCACTATGGGTAGGATACCACCCCAGGCCATTGATCTTGAAGAAGCCATTTTAGGCGCGCTGATGCTCGAAAAAGATGCTTTATCGACTGTTATTGATATCCTTAAGCCCGAAATGTTTTACCACGAAGCACACAAAAAGATCTTCGAGGCCATACAGGGGCTTTTCCAGAAATCAAAACCGGTTGATATCCTTACTGTTACCGCTGAACTCCGTACATTGGGACTACTGGAAATGATTGGCGGGGCTTATTACATTACTAACCTGACCAACAGGGTGGCTTCAGCAGCCAACATAGAATTTCATGCCAGGATCGTTTCCCAGAAATACATCCAGCGCGAGCTGATCAGGATTTCTTCAGAGATCATACAAAACGCCTATGAAGATACGACGGATATTTTTGACCTCCTGGATCATGCAGAAAAGAACCTGTTTGACATTGCCCAGAACAACCTGCGCCGGGACACACAAAAGATGGACGAGATTGTAAAACAATCTCTGGCCACGCTGGAAGAGCTACGCAGCAAAAGTGATGGTTTAACAGGCGTACCTTCCGGATTTACCGATCTGGACCGCATTACAGGTGGCTGGCAGGCATCCGATCTGGTCATCATTGCGGCACGTCCGGCCATGGGTAAAACGGCATTTGTATTAACCTGCGCCAGAAATGCAGCCGTTCAGTTTAAACGTCCGGCAGTTGTATTCTCTTTAGAGATGTCTTCCGTACAGTTGGTTAACCGTCTGATTTCCGGAGAAGCTGAAATTGAACAGGAAAAGATCAGAAAGGGGAACCTTGCCGAATGGGAATGGCAGCAACTGCACAGTAAGATCGGCGGGCTTACCGAAGCGCCACTGCTGATAGATGATACCCCGGCCTTAAATATCTTTGAATTCAGGGCCAAATGCAGAAGATTAAAGGCCCAGTACGATATACAGCTCATCATTATCGACTATTTACAGCTGATGCATGGCAAAGGTGAAGGTCAGAGTGGTGGTGGTAACCGTGAGCAGGAAATTGGCAGCATTTCAAGGGCACTTAAATCGGTGGCCAAGGAATTAAATGTACCTGTGCTCGCCCTCTCGCAGCTGAGCCGTGCGGTAGAAAGCAGACCAGGTGTAAACGGAAAACGGCCAATGTTATCCGATTTACGTGAATCCGGATCTATTGAGCAGGATGCGGATATGGTGCTCTTCCTTTACCGACCGGAATATTACGGCATCACCGAAGATGAACAGGGCCGATCTCAGGCCGGTGTGGGTGAAGTCATCATTGCCAAGCACCGTAATGGTGAAACCGGTATTGTACCGCTCCGCTTTATCGGCAAGTACGTGAAATTTGCAGATCTGGAAGAAAGTTTTGCAGCCCCTACCTCGTTTTCTATGGACAGTCCGAGTGCCGGAATGGCTCCATCGCAGGATTTTGACAGACCTGCCGGAAATGTCATCATTAAACCATCACGAATGGACGATATGCACGACGATGCCCCTTTTTAA
- the rlmB gene encoding 23S rRNA (guanosine(2251)-2'-O)-methyltransferase RlmB → MENSRRPARGKESNEFIFGIRAVIEAIKAGKEIESIYIQRGLTGGIIMELKALLKEVDAPVHNVPVEKLNRMTLKNHQGVIAVISAITFQKIEDIIPAIYEKGETPLVLILDGITDVRNMGAIARTAACAGVHAIVVPSKNSAQINADAIKTSAGALFTIPVCRHPNLHKTALFLQECGLQIVACTEKTNDLIYVPDYTAPTAIVMGAEDEGISNELMRMANHLAKIPMIGEISSLNVSVSAGIILYEAIRQRQ, encoded by the coding sequence ATGGAAAATTCCAGGAGACCTGCAAGAGGTAAAGAGAGTAACGAGTTTATATTTGGTATACGTGCTGTAATAGAGGCAATTAAGGCTGGTAAAGAGATAGAGAGCATTTATATACAACGGGGCTTGACAGGCGGTATCATTATGGAGCTGAAGGCTTTGCTGAAAGAGGTGGATGCGCCTGTACACAATGTTCCGGTAGAGAAGCTTAACCGGATGACCCTGAAAAATCACCAGGGGGTTATTGCAGTAATTTCGGCCATCACCTTTCAAAAAATTGAAGACATTATTCCTGCAATATATGAGAAAGGAGAAACGCCATTGGTGTTGATCCTGGATGGCATTACCGATGTCAGAAATATGGGTGCCATTGCCAGGACAGCTGCCTGTGCCGGTGTGCATGCTATTGTGGTACCCAGTAAAAATTCGGCACAGATCAATGCTGATGCCATTAAAACGTCGGCTGGGGCTTTGTTTACCATTCCGGTTTGCAGGCACCCGAACTTGCATAAAACAGCATTATTTTTACAGGAATGTGGTTTGCAGATTGTAGCCTGTACAGAAAAAACCAACGACCTGATCTATGTGCCGGATTATACCGCACCTACGGCCATTGTAATGGGGGCAGAGGATGAAGGGATTTCGAATGAGCTGATGCGTATGGCAAACCACCTGGCCAAGATCCCGATGATCGGAGAGATCAGTTCACTGAACGTATCTGTTTCAGCAGGGATTATCCTTTATGAAGCCATCAGGCAACGGCAATAG